Proteins encoded together in one Quercus lobata isolate SW786 chromosome 3, ValleyOak3.0 Primary Assembly, whole genome shotgun sequence window:
- the LOC115982251 gene encoding peroxidase 5-like, giving the protein MTSIKFCLVFLVSMSLMVSMSLAMPSLNVGYYQSTCPSAETIVRNAVNKAVSSNPGLAAGLIRMHFHDCFVRGCDASVLLDSTPGNPAERDSPVNNPSLRGFEVIFEAKAALEAQCPQTVSCADIIAFAARDSAYKVGGVSCKVPSGRRDGRVSRENEPIDNLPPPTFNAQELEQRFVQKGLSLDEMVTLSGAHSIGRSHCSSFSKRLYNFSETNPQDPSMDPIFARDLKTKCPQNAGNVDPTVPLDVLTPNRLENKYYINLKNHHGLLTSDQSLLSSPSTVGIVRNNARQGEIWAYKFAAAMVKMGYVDVLTGSQGEIRKNCRFVN; this is encoded by the exons ATGACAAGCATCAAATTTTGCTTGGTTTTCCTTGTTAGCATGTCTTTGATGGTGTCAATGTCACTGGCGATGCCATCACTCAATGTGGGTTACTATCAATCAACTTGTCCTTCTGCAGAGACCATTGTGAGAAACGCTGTGAACAAAGCTGTGTCAAGCAACCCTGGCCTTGCTGCTGGCCTCATTAGAATGCATTTTCATGACTGTTTTGTCAGG GGCTGTGATGCCTCTGTTTTACTTGATTCAACCCCTGGAAATCCAGCGGAGAGAGATAGTCCAGTCAACAATCCAAGCTTAAGAGGCTTTGAAGTGATATTTGAGGCGAAGGCTGCACTTGAAGCTCAATGCCCACAAACAGTCTCTTGTGCAGACATTATTGCATTTGCTGCTCGTGATAGTGCTTACAAAGTTGGAGGCGTAAGTTGCAAAGTTCCATCAGGACGCCGTGATGGTAGGGTGTCACGTGAAAATGAACCTATTGATAACCTTCCACCACCTACCTTCAATGCTCAGGAACTCGAACAAAGATTTGTGCAAAAAGGTCTTAGTCTTGATGAAATGGTGACACTTTCTGGTGCACATTCTATAGGAAGGTCACAttgttcttctttctcaaaGCGATTATACAATTTTAGTGAAACAAATCCACAAGACCCGTCAATGGATCCTATATTTGCTAGAGACTTAAAGACCAAGTGTCCACAAAATGCTGGCAATGTCGATCCAACTGTGCCACTTGATGTACTTACACCAAATAGGCTTGAAAATAAGTACTATATAAATTTGAAGAACCACCATGGCTTATTAACCTCTGATCAATCTCTTTTGAGTAGCCCTTCAACGGTTGGAATTGTCAGGAATAATGCAAGGCAAGGAGAAATATGGGCTTATAAGTTTGCAGCAGCTATGGTGAAAATGGGTTACGTTGATGTGCTTACAGGAAGTCAGGGTGAGATCAGGAAAAATTGTAGGTTTGTGAACTAG